In the genome of Tripterygium wilfordii isolate XIE 37 chromosome 19, ASM1340144v1, whole genome shotgun sequence, one region contains:
- the LOC119985066 gene encoding uncharacterized protein LOC119985066 — MAETDNSIDARIYGFMVDEQKTRFRCNYCAKEVSSFNHLQSHLGGVREDLKPCMQVPENIRKLREVIHLFLLLVVQAKEMKRHRGRKRKLVDALEDSFTKLESTLMLLILLARRIINATFKEGQVEYDMPNLQELRGSMLDDEFEDMKDHFNNIKDLGQDVTYLSMIGSMRSVNTLLIFWWILGRALIFGPWLAILLP; from the coding sequence ATGGCAGAAACTGATAACTCGATCGATGCTCGCATCTACGGCTTCATGGTTGATGAACAAAAGACGAGGTTTCGGTGCAACTACTGTGCAAAGGAAGTGAGTAGCTTCAACCATCTCCAGAGCCATTTAGGAGGAGTGAGAGAAGACTTAAAACCTTGCATGCAAGTTCCTGAAAACATCAGGAAACTGAGAGAAGTGATTCACTTGTTCCTGCTTCTGGTAGTGCAAGCAAAAGAAATGAAGCGACATCGTGGTCGCAAACGGAAGCTAGTAGATGCATTGGAAGATTCATTTACGAAACTGGAGTCGACTTTGATGTTGTTAATTCTCCTAGCTAGGAGAATTATCAATGCTACATTCAAAGAGGGTCAGGTGGAGTATGACATGCCAAATCTCCAAGAACTGAGAGGTTCAATGCTTGATGATGAGTTTGAAGATATGAAGGATCACTTCAACAACATAAAGGATCTTGGGCAGGATGTAACATACTTGTCGATGATTGGGTCAATGAGAAGTGTCAACACCTTGTTAATTTTCTGGTGGATTCTTGGGAGGGCACTGATATTTGGTCCTTGGTTGGCAATACTGTTGCCCTGA
- the LOC119985478 gene encoding uncharacterized protein LOC119985478, with protein sequence MGPFSEFCCSSILRAGYPSFCVWVLVRVAGLILLISLTRPISHPFYRCVECGFFLHKTCIDLPNQIRPVFHDHPLTLLPSAPHDNGTFECSLCSNNCHGFVYACEECKNFYADVRCASIPLNIRHPGHDHRLSFTRIHNYNSYCYSCSSKDAYLFKCNECPFDIDYRCATLPSTARYWDHEHPLVLTYHTNDDGSDAYYCDICEKKRDPKHWYYYCAQCEYAGHPICALVNVDHFRGFQKHLVISSYINILSS encoded by the exons ATGGGTCCCTTCTCGGAGTTTTGCTGCT CCTCGATTCTCAGAGCTGGATACCCAtccttttgtgtttgggttttggtgcgTGTCGCCGGACTG attttgttgatatctttgacacgACCTATCTCACATCCATTTTACAGGTGCGTGGAGTGTGGCTTTTTTCTCCACAAGACCTGTATTGACTTGCCAAACCAAATAAGACCTGTTTTTCATGACCACCCCCTAACCCTTCTTCCGAGTGCGCCTCATGACAATGGGACTTTCGAATGTTCTCTCTGTTCTAATAATTGCCATGGCTTCGTATATGCTTGTGAAGAATGCAAAAACTTCTATGCTGATGTTCGATGTGCATCAATCCCGCTAAACATTAGACATCCTGGTCATGATCACAGACTCTCTTTCACTCGTATACACAATTATAATAGTTATTGCTACTCTTGCAGTTCGAAAGATGCATATCTATTTAAATGCAATGAGTGTCCATTTGACATAGATTATAGATGTGCTACACTACCGTCTACAGCTAGATATTGGGATCATGAACATCCTCTAGTGCTCACCTATCATACAAATGATGATGGTTCTGATGCCTATTACTGTGATATTtgtgaaaagaagagagatccAAAGCATTGGTACTACTATTGTGCTCAATGCGAATATGCTGGTCACCCTATTTGTGCTCTTG TGAATGTCGATCACTTCCGTGGATTCCAAAAACATTTAGTGATCTCAAGTTACATAAACATCCTCTCTTCTTAG
- the LOC119985866 gene encoding uncharacterized protein LOC119985866, with amino-acid sequence MAGTDNSIDARDYGVMVDEQKTRVQCNYCANEVSCFNRLESHLGGVRGDVKPCAQVPENIRKHFWNKVNERRASLVPAFASTSNRTEATSWSQTEASRCIGRFIYETGVDFDVVNSPSFRRIISATFEEGLVEYNMPNLQELRGSILEDEFEDMKSHFNNIKDSWADTGCSILVDDWVNDKGQHLVNFLVDSWEGTVYHQSSDISSLVGNTVALNLLLDQIIVAVGVGNVVQVIANSGTFRTERFNLEFNRKETSVSCAMSLSYCIGLMLGRILMIKTVKKIIEDAKFITKYIHGNPTVMIRFKDFSDIDSLVVHSNIMFAMPFLTLENILCHEQSLKGFFASSEWTKSTWGSSKKGKRMTDLVKDKSFWREGELIIKATIPLINVIYSIDRPQKPSVAYIYNTIDEVKALIEKELEERESLYEEISDVIDDIWNDYLHVPLHAAGYYLNPCYFYAEDFFLDAEVDNGLKDSILQLVHDKTTQELIFKQLEDYRQAKGGFRKGRAVHIRDTLPPVLWWSQYGRDCPELQRVAIRILGQTCDIGSRYNTNRSLADKLLSIGNNPTEEEHLKKLAYVHYNLQLRNARSLHKSV; translated from the exons ATGGCAGGAACTGATAACTCAATTGATGCTCGTGACTATGGCGTCATGGTTGATGAACAAAAGACGAGGGTTCAGTGCAACTACTGTGCAAATGAAGTGAGTTGCTTCAACCGTCTTGAGAGCCATTTAGGAGGAGTGAGAGGAGATGTAAAACCTTGCGCGCAAGTTCCTGAAAACATCAGGAAACACTTTTGGAACAAAGTGAATGAGAGAAGGGCTTCACTTGTTCCTGCTTTTGCTAGCACAAGTAACAGAACTGAAGCGACATCGTGGTCACAAACTGAAGCCAGCAGATGCATTGGAAGATTCATTTATGAAACTGGAGTCGACTTTGATGTTGTCAATTCTCCTAGCTTTAGGAGAATTATCAGTGCTACATTTGAAGAGGGTCTGGTGGAGTATAACATGCCAAATCTTCAAGAACTGAGAGGTTCAATCCTTGAGGATGAGTTTGAAGATATGAAGAGTCACTTCAACAACATAAAGGATTCTTGGGCAGACACAGGATGCAGCATACTTGTTGATGATTGGGTCAATGACAAGGGTCAACACCTTGTTAATTTTCTGGTGGATTCTTGGGAGGGCACTGTGTATCATCAATCATCAGATATTTCGTCCTTGGTTGGTAATACTGTTGCCCTGAACTTATTGCTGGATCAAATTATCGTGGCAGTTGGAGTAGGCAATGTAGTACAAGTCATTGCTAATTCGGGGACTTTTCGGACCGAGAGATTCAACCTGGAGTTTAATAGGAAGGAGACTTCCGTGTCTTGTGCAATGAGCTTGTCTTACTGTATTGGCCTCATGTTGGGAAGGATTTTGATGATTAAGACTGTAAAGAAGATTATAGAGGATGCCAAATTTATCACCAAGTACATCCATGGCAATCCAACAGTTATGATCCGATTTAAGGATTTTTCTGATATAGATAGCCTTGTCGTGCATTCTAATATCATGTTTGCAATGCCGTTCTTAACATTGGAGAACATTTTGTGCCATGAGCAGAGCTTGAAGGGATTTTTTGCGTCCTCTGAATGGACTAAATCAACTTGGGGTTCAAGCAAAAAAGGCAAAAGAATGACTGATCTGGTAAAAGATAAGTCCTTTTGGAGAGAAGGAGAACTAATCATCAAGGCAACAATTCCACTTATCAATGTCATTTATTCGATTGATCGGCCCCAGAAACCATCTGTTGCTTATATTTACAACACGATTGATGAAGTAAAGGCTTTGATTGAGAAGGAATTAGAGGAGAGGGAATCATTATACGAAGAAATATCGGATGTGATCGATGATATATGGAATGATTATCTTCATGTCCCACTACATGCTGCAGGATATTACCTAAACCCATGTTACTTTTACGCTGAAGATTTCTTTCTTGATGCAGAGGTGGATAATGGACTAAAGGATAGTATCTTGCAGCTGGTACACGATAAAACGACTCAAGAGTTGATATTTAAACAGCTTGAGGATTATAGACAAGCCAAAGGTGGTTTTAGGAAAGGCCGTGCTGTTCACATAAGGGACACTCTCCCCCCAG TGTTATGGTGGTCACAATATGGAAGAGATTGCCCTGAACTGCAGAGAGTGGCAATCAGAATCTTAGGCCAAACTTGCGATATTGGTTCAAGATACAATACCAACAGAAGTCTAGCTGACAAGTTGCTCTCAATAGGGAACAATCCTACTGAAGAAGAACATTTGAAGAAGCTAGCCTATGTTCACTATAATCTGCAGTTGAGGAATGCTCGATCTTTGCACAAATCGGTCTAG
- the LOC119985479 gene encoding uncharacterized protein LOC119985479 has translation MGSPELIKWDRFDLIGEEGRGSEDIILLSIHPHNLVFSEEMKNDEEILCGWCLDPVKDATYNCKDCSFSLHKSCADVVGETRYHWWTSINEDEDKCYNCCICGEIVLDIHLSCACLLCGIHLHKSCASDLPRELKHVVHRKHPLFLLSNCGTCDGSGAFVYFCKCCTFTLDGKTALQRPLCLQEPENHKHQFIPFMRSEYSFPCDACGLEIENFGSLGGSFLCTICQIIVHDDCISLPHTINIFHHDHPLTHTFFFLLIKEDIPPVDQLNCRICRTKFDKDFGGYYCVECQFVTHVGCAIENQISTNNSIVNAQEAIVDLVREIELTEDEFPLQIKHFSHEHKLSRSDEMEDKCCDGCIRPVGSWFWVRPQSVAVSFEMFFSFLEFCLSMVPRSSFLWPPAAVWWCPCFWLLFPTVSTIALGAKISVLSWSPFTAFLRLL, from the exons ATGGGTTCTCCTGAGTTAATTAAGTGGGATCGTTTTGATTTAATTGGGGAAGAAGGAAGAGGAAGCGAGGATATTATTTTGCTTTCAATTCATCCCCATAACTTGGTATTCAGTGAAGAGATGAAGAATGATGAAGAAATTCTTTGTGGTTGGTGTTTGGATCCAGTGAAGGATGCTACCTACAATTGCAAAGACTGCTCTTTCTCTCTTCACAAGTCTTGTGCAGACGTTGTTGGAGAAACGCGTTACCATTGGTGGACTTCCATTAACGAAGACGAGGATAAATGTTataattgttgcatttgtgggGAAATAGTCTTAGACATTCATCTAAGCTGTGCATGTCTCCTCTGCGGCATTCATCTTCACAAGAGTTGCGCAAGCGATTTGCcaagagagttgaagcatgttGTCCACCGCAAGcaccctctttttcttctctccaatTGCGGCACATGTGACGGCAGTGGTGCCTTTGTTTACTTCTGCAAATGTTGCACATTCACCCTCGATGGAAAGACGGCTCTCCAACGACCTTTGTGCTTACAGGAACCAGAAAATCACAAACATCAATTTATTCCCTTTATGAGGTCAGAATATTCTTTTCCCTGTGATGCTTGTGGCCtcgaaattgaaaattttgggtCGTTAGGCGGATCTTTCCTATGCACCATTTGTCAGATCATTGTTCACGACGACTGCATCTCACTCCCACATACAATCAATATATTTCATCATGATCACCCCCTCACCCATACTTTCTTCTTTCTACTTATAAAAGAAGACATTCCTCCTGTTGACCAACTAAATTGTCGAATTTGCCGTACCAAGTTTGACAAGGATTTTGGAGGTTACTATTGTGTGGAGTGCCAGTTTGTTACCCATGTGGGCTGCGCGATTGAAAATCAGATTTCAACAAATAACTCAATCGTGAATGCTCAAGAAGCAATTGTTGATTTGGTCAGGGAGATTGAGCTGACGGAAGATGAATTCCCCCTACAGATTAAGCACTTCAGTCACGAGCACAAATTAAGTCGTAGTGATGAAATGGAGGATAAATGTTGTGATGGCTGCATCCGacct GTGGGATCTTGGTTTTGGGTCCGTCCCCAGTCGGTTGCGGTCTCCTTTGagatgttcttctcttttcttgagttttg TTTGAGCATGGTTCCTCGCAGTTCGTTCCTTTGGCCTCCTGCTGCCGTATGGTGGTGTCCATGTTTCTGGCTGCTTTTCCCTACTGTTTCTACCATCGCTCTTGGTGCTAAGATCTCGGTCCTCTCTTGGAGTCCTTTTACTGCGTTTTTAAGGCTTCTCTAG